A single region of the Glycine max cultivar Williams 82 chromosome 20, Glycine_max_v4.0, whole genome shotgun sequence genome encodes:
- the LOC102667710 gene encoding aspartic proteinase has protein sequence MVTEKEQRELSTEDTALCTSCQMLVVWIQNQLKQKKTKEIVFNYVNQLCESLPSPNGESVVDCNSIYGLPNITFTVGDKPFTHTPEQYILKTGEGIAEVCLSGFIAFDIPFIFLIVLFSMYEVMHGTITTGAFDRDEPRGYGSVIPTSASPFAEVALEAPAVVTIWC, from the exons ATGGTGACCGAAAAGGAACAGAGAGAGTTGTCAACTGAAGATACTGCTTTGTGCACTTCCTGTCAGATGCTCGTGGTTTGGATTCAGAATCAACTAAAACAAAAGAAGACCAAGGAGATAGTATTCAACTATGTAAATCAG CTGTGCGAGAGCTTGCCGAGTCCAAATGGAGAGTCAGTAGTAGACTGTAATAGCATTTATGGATTGCCAAACATCACGTTTACTGTTGGAGACAAACCTTTCACCCACACTCCTGAGCAG TATATTCTGAAAACTGGAGAAGGCATTGCAGAAGTTTGCCTTAGTGGGTTTATTGCTTTTGACattcctttcatttttctcata GTGCTGTTTTCTATGTACGAGGTCATGCATGGCACCATCACCACTGGCGCCTTTGACAGGGACGAGCCACGTGGCTATGGAAGCGTCATTCCCACCAGTGCGTCCCCTTTTGCCGAGGTGGCTTTGGAAGCGCCAGCAGTAGTGACAATTTGGTGCTAG